A genomic window from Lycium barbarum isolate Lr01 chromosome 4, ASM1917538v2, whole genome shotgun sequence includes:
- the LOC132637433 gene encoding uncharacterized protein LOC132637433: MDPLKYIFRQPMPIGKLAKWQMLLSEFDITYIAQKSIKGQALADLLAESQVDEDSEPLRIYFPDEAVLTKVRTGSTVLGGQCPAIAPVHAPQAAREGMILTVSKGSQTRVGAQSAEQKRWEKFYMIKSQTYDGHPNADAYEFLMIGAKLGWRAFLETRTVGSPLLTWEEFSRVFLEKKVPFSLREKRRDRFDHLEQGSMSVTENEMEFNALSRHALTILPDEAERICKFIRGLSYHLKVAAMFAVAIQPSPGGTSGYSGGYSPRQSSQSSYPRPGGRSGYSRSSPPPAARGGCYECGQASTLRPASQPWRGGSQSDRGSSYSGRDGTQTNRGGDRGDSQSGVVEPSVMHFRLKIRKEDIPKTAFHTRYHYEFLVMSFGLTNALATFMELMNDVFRLYLDFFVILFINDILIYSRIREEHERHLRIVLETSREKRLYAKFFKCDFRFSFVVFWGHMVSKDGIMVDPRRIEVVRDWNMPTTVSNTWSFFGLASYYP; the protein is encoded by the exons ATGGATCCATTAAAGTACATTTTCCGCCAACCCATGCCTATAGGGAAACtggccaaatggcaaatgctaCTGAGTGAGTTTGACATCACATACATAGCACAAAAGTCTATCAAGGGACAAGCATTGGCTGATTTATTGGCAGAAAGTCAAGTCGATGAGGATTCCGAACCACTCCGAATCTACTTCCCAGACGAGGCAGTATTAACG AAGGTAAGGACAGGGTCAACGGTTTTAGGTGGTCAGTGTCCAGCAATAGCACCCGTACATGCTCCGCAAGCTGCTAGGGAAG GCATGATTCTGACTGTTTCTAAGGGATCCCAAACTCGAGTTGGAGCACAGAGTGCCGAGCAG AAGAGATGGGAGAAGTTTTACATGATAAAGTCGCAGACTTATGATGGACATCCGAATGCTGATgcttatgagttcttg ATGATTGGCGCCAAGTTGGGGTGGAGGGCATTCTTAGAGACTAGGACTGTTGGATCGCCTCTGCTAACTTGGGAGGAGTTTTCGAGAGTTTTCTTAGAGAAGAAGGTTCCTTTCAGCTTGCGTGAGAAGAGGCGTGATAGGTTTGATCATCTTGAGCAGGGTTCTATGAGCGTGACTGAGAACGAGATGGAATTTAATGCCTTGTCTCGTCATGCTTTAACTATTCTACCTGATGAGGCAGAGAGGATCTGCAAGTTCATTCGAGGGTTATCGTATCATCTCAAGGTTGCTGCTATGTTTGCT GTAGCTATTCAGCCTTCACCGGGTGGTACTTCCGGTTATAGTGGTGGATATAGTCCAAGACAGAGCTCTCAATCGTCATATCCTCGACCAGGTGGTCGTAGTGGTTATTCCCGTTCTTCTCCTCCGCCAGCAGCCCGTGGTGGATGTTATGAATGTGGTCAG GCATCTACTCTGAGGCCAGCTAGTCAGCCATGGAGAGGTGGTTCCCAGAGTGATAGAGGGAGTTCTTATTCGGGTAGAGATGGCACTCAGACCAACCGTGGAGGTGATCGTGGGGATTCACAGTCTGGTGTGGTGGAGCCCAGTGTTATGCACTTCCGG CTTAAGATTCGGAAagaggatattcccaagacagcgtTTCATACTCGTTATCATTATGAGTttttggtcatgtcctttggtttgaCTAATGCCCTTGCAACATTTATGGAGTTGATGAATGATGTCTTTCGACTGTATTTGGACTTCTTTGTGATTTTATTCATCAATGATATTTTGATCTACTCTAGGATTAGGGAGGAGCACGAGAggcatttgaggattgttcttgagACGTCGAGGGAGAAGAGGCTTTATGCTAAGTTCTTCAAGTGTGATTTCAGGTTTAGTTTTGTGGTGTTTTGGGGGCACATGGTGTCCAAGGATGGTATCATGGTTGATCCACGGAGGATTGAGGTTGTTCGTGATTGGAACATGCCTACTACAGTTTCGAACACTTGGAGCTTTTTTGGTTTGGCTAGTTACTATCCATGA